From the Lathyrus oleraceus cultivar Zhongwan6 chromosome 4, CAAS_Psat_ZW6_1.0, whole genome shotgun sequence genome, one window contains:
- the LOC127137034 gene encoding uncharacterized protein LOC127137034 produces MSDSLSTESYHHTQEDPVVDATTSSHARRPKETVTGFSSEIALDEHTREGSRYVHNSIATIVTQILSGNRNVPGVSVPLNTIIPDIAACQDKAVVLRKNVTDNVEQPDAHEGSKIDKPSGKVRGEKANVTQGVEDNPRAETINVEELSDNELLASVVPSIAKRVRTRRGKKPVMQRSPAKEVDETTPHRQPGTESARKRKGYGPAKSWSKEVPKKLKTKAVVVESESDVPCDVTTSMSRKKPSSSKLAASVPDVPIDNVSFHFPSSVNRWKYVYHKRLALERELAQNTLDCKEIVDLIKEAGLMRTVSQLPKCYETLVKEFIVNLSEECADGKSTEFRKVYVRGKCVTFSPSVINQYLGRADEEQPELEVTDNTHVPDIVLTSGETSKAGNQPDKADVIAVLKETCKELEARKHALEKLILQLETAAEDTDGPDRQSSEEEEEASCEEEADDEAED; encoded by the exons ATGTCTGATTCTCTCAGCACCGAGTCCTACCACCATACCCAGGAGGATCCGGTTGTTGACGCAACAACTTCatcccatgcaagaagacctaaggaaacGGTCACCGGGTTTTCATCAGAAATCGCTCTTGATGAACACACAAGGGAAGGGTCAAGGTATGTTCATAACTCCATTGCAACGATCGTCACTCAGATACTATCTGGTAATCGAAATGTTCCTGGAgtttctgttcccttgaacacGATCATTCCTGATATTGCTGCATGTCAAGATAAAGCTGTAGTGTTGAGGAAAAATGTCACTGACAATGTTGAGCAACCAGatgctcatgaggggtcaaaGATTGACAAACCCTCAGGCAAAGTGAGAGGTGAGAAGGCCAATGTTACTCAAGGTGTTGAGGACAACCCTAGAGCTGAAACGATTAACGTGGAAGAACTCTCGGACAATGAACTTCTGGCttcagttgtccctagcatagccaagaGGGTCAGGACTAGGAGAGGGAAAAAGCCAGTGATGCAAAGGTCTCCAGCCAAGGAAGTTGATGAGACAACTCCTCATAGACAACCAGGGACAGAGAGTGCTCGCAAAAGGAAAGGCTATGGACCTgccaaatcttggagcaaagaggtgcccaagaagtTGAAGACCAAGGCAGTGGTGGTAGAGTCAGAATctgatgtcccatgtgatgtcacaacttccatgtccaggaagaagccCTCTTCAAGCAAGTTGGCTGCTAGTGTCCCAGATGTCCCgattgacaatgtgtccttccactttcCCTCCAGTGTTAACAGATGGAAGTATGTctaccacaagaggctggccCTGGAGAGAGAACTGGCACAGAATACACTGGACTGTAAGGAGATTGTGGATCTCATCAAAGAGGCAGGATTGATGAGAACTGTGTCTCAACTCCCtaagtgctatgagaccttagtgaaggagttcattgtaAATCTGTCAGAGGAGTGTGCTGATGGTAAATCCACAGAGtttagaaaggtctatgtgcgtgggAAGTGTGTGACCTTTTCCCCTTCTGTGATAAATCAGTATCTGGGAAGAGCGGATGAAGagcaaccagagcttgaagtgactgacaataCA catgtccctgacattgtcttGACATCGGGAGAAACATCCAAAGCTGGCAACCAACCAGACAAGGCTGATGTTATTGCAGTTCTCAAAGAGACCtgcaaagagctggaggctaGAAAGCATGCACTGGAAAAGCTCATCTTGCAACTAGAGACTGCTGCTGAAGACACAGATGGACCTGACAGGCAAAgttctgaggaggaggaggaggccAGCTGtgaagaggaggctgatgatgaggctgaggattAA